The following is a genomic window from Synechococcus sp. JA-2-3B'a(2-13).
CAAAGATAACCCTCCAGGATCCCAGCCAACCCTGACGCCCGAAGATGAGCACCAGCATTAGGCCAGCCACCACCGGGGAAATGGAAAAGGGCAGATCGATCAGGCTCAGCAGCAGCGCCCGCCCCGGAAAACGCCGATGAGCAATGGCCAAGGCAGCACAGAGGCCGAAAAAGGTATTGAGGGGCACAACGACCAGGGCGGTTAGCACCGTCAATCGCAGGGCACTGAGCAACTCCCGCTCTGTCAGGCGATGGAGAAAGGCTGGGATCCCTTCTCGAAACGCCTGATAGAAGATGTTCACCACCGGGATCCCGAGCAGCAGCGCGATGTAAAGCCCGACGATCCCGATCAACAGGCCCGACAGCCATGTTGAGGGCTTCGGTTTGACACCTGCTACCTCGTCAGGTTTCATGGCGACTTCCCCAGGCTTGCAGAAGGTTAATTACCACCAGCGACAGGAAAGAGATCCCCAACATCACCGTTCCGATCACGGTTGCCCCAGCATAGTCGTGTTGTTCCAGCCGCTGAATCACCAGCACCGCCGCGATCAAGTCCCGAAAGGGAATGCTGGAAGCGATGATCACCACAGAGCCGTATTCCCCCACGGCGCGGGAAAACCCCAGGGCCACCCCGGTGAGCACTGCCGGCAGAATCTGGGGCAGCACCACGCGCCGGAAGGTCTGAAAGCGGGAAGCCCCCAAACTCCAGGCTGCCTCTTCCACATCTTTCTCCAGCTCCTGCAACACCGGCTGCACCGTCCGCACCACAAAGGGAAAAGAAATAAACAGCATCGCCACCCCCACCCCCAAGCGGGTAAAGGAGATGCGGATCCCCAAGGGGGCCAAAAGGGATCCAATCCAGCCGTTGCTGCTGTAAACCGTTGCCAGGGTGAGGCCGGCCACGGCGGTGGGCAAAGCAAACGGCAGATCGATCAACCCCTCGAGAAGCTTTTTGCCGGGGAAGGCGTAGCGCACCAGCACCCAGGCAGTCAGGGTGCCCATCACGCCGTTGATCAGAGCCGCCAGCAACGCGGTTACAAAAGTAACTTCATAGGCGGAGAGGGCCACGGGATCCGTCGCGATCCGCCAAAACTCCGCCCAGCCCACGCTGCTGGACTTGGCAATCAAGGCAGCCAGCGGCAGAATCAACATCAAGAAGAGATAGCCCAGGGTCAGCCGCCACGGCCAAGACAGTTGAGACAAAGCTTGCAGCAACGTTTCTCAAGCTCCCACCGGCATTGCGGTCATCTCGGTTTTTTTGACGGGAAAGGCTTTCACCACCTTGGGGCGCACATAGACCTGCTGCCCCACCTGCAGGGGTTGGTTGGCATATTGCTCGCGGCTGAGATGGGCCCACAGGGATCCGCCATCGCTAAGAATCAGCTCCGCCTGAATCTCCCGACCCAGGTGGATGATCTCCTTAACGCGGGCAGAAACACCACTGCTGCCGGGGTTGACCTCAATCTGCACATCGTGGGGGCGCAAAAAAAGCTGATGCGGGCCGGCCTGCACCTCGGGAAGCTGGCAAAAGAGTTGGGAGCGGGGAGAAAGCTCGTTGACCGGGCCGACAAAGCTCATCACAAAGGGTGTAGCTGGATGGTCATAGATTTCTGCCGGGGATCCCACCTGTTCGATCCGCCCCTGGTTCATCACCACGATCTGATCCGCCACCTCCATGGCTTCCTCTTGATCATGGGTTACAAATACCGTTGTCACATGCACCTCATCGTGCAGGCGCCGCAACCACTTGCGCAGCTCTTTGCGGACTTTGGCATCCAGGGCCCCAAAGGGCTCATCCAACAGCAACACCTGCGGCTCCACCGCCAAAGCGCGGGCTAGGGCCACCCGCTGCCGCTGCCCCCCAGAGAGTTGAGAGGGGTAGCGATCCCCGAACCCCGATAGCTGCACCAGCTCCAGCAGCTCATCCACCCGTGCCCGAATCTCGGCCCGTGAAGCCTTGCGGATCTCCAAGCCAAAGGCGATGTTCTGCCGCACCGTCATGTGCTTGAACAGGGCGTAGTGCTGAAAAACAAAACCAATGTTGCGCTCCTGGACGCTGGCATGGGTAGCATCCCGCCCGGTGAGGGAAATCCGCCCCGTATCCGGCTTTTCTAGGCCGGCAATCAGGCGCAGCAGGGTGGATTTGCCAGAACCGGATGGCCCCAAGAGGGCAACCAGGGATCCCGTGGGAATGGTGAGATCGGTGGGGTGAAGGGCCTGAAACTCGCCAAAACGCTTCGATACCCCTTCGATGGTGATACCCATAGGTTCTGCCTAGCTAGTGGTTTGCCTGAGAAGTTGCTGGATGGTTGCCGGCTGAGTCTTCTGGAGAGGGCGAGGGAAGTTAAACCCGCGGCTAATCTACGGTAAACCTGTCAACAAACCGTTGATACAGCTCCCAGAATAACTTGAACGGGGATCCAAAACAAGGGAGACTCCCTACAACTGAGCTTGGATGCGGTCAAACAAGGCCCCATCGGCAAAAAAGCGGCTTTGGACAACCTCCCAGCCTCCCAGGTCGGCGACGGTAACCCGCTTCTCAACAGGAGGGTACCGCCAGGCAAACTCTTGGGCCACCGTCGGCTCCACCGGGCGAAAGCCCACCTCGGCAAAGGCCCGCTGCGCTTCTGGGGTGAATAGGTAGTCCACAAAGGCTTCGGCCACGGCACGGGTGCCTTTGCGATCCACATTGGCATCCACCACGGCTACGGGGTTGTCGATGGAAATGTTGGGATCCGGCACCACATAGAACAGGGATTGGCCGCGCAGGCTGGCCAAGATCACCTCATGTTCGTAGGTGAGCAGGGCATCCCCTTGCCCTTTTTGGAAAAAAACATCGGTGGCCTCTCGTGAGTCCCGCGGCAAAATGCGGACATTCTTGTAGACCTGGGTGGTGAAGGCCAGAGCCTGGGGTTCAGGGACAGCGCTCCAGAGGGCTAAAAAGTTCCAGCGGGCGCCCCCTGAGGTCTTGGGGTTGGCGGTAACCACCTGCAAGCCGGGCCGAGCCAGATCTTGCCAAGAGCGGATCCCCTGGGGGTTGCCCTCCCGCGTTACAATTACTGCCACCGAACGGGTAACGATCCCTTGGTTGGGGGTACGGGCTTCCCATCCCGGCTGAATGAGACCGGCAGCCACGAGGCGCTCCACATCCAGGGCCAGAGCCAAGGCCACCACATCGGCATCCAGCCCGTCAATAACTGCCCGCGATTGCGTTGCCGAGCCGCCGTAGCTGCTTTCCACCCGCACCCGTTGCCCCGTTTTCGCCAGCCAATCGGCCTCAAAAGCAGGGATGATCTGCCGGTAGGCATCCCGCGTCACCGCAAAGGAGGCCAGGAGAATCGCTACTTCCTCTCTGGATCCCCCTGAGCCCATACCGCTGACACAACCACTGAGGCCAAGAAGAAGGCCAAAAATTAGGGATCCCATCCCCAGCCACCGCCCCATGCTCACCGGCAGCCTGCGGATCCCGGCCCCAACTCTCCCAGACCAGACCACCTCGATTGCTGAGGGGATCCCCCATTTGTTCGCAGGTGTCCCTTCAGTGTTCATAGCAATCCCCAAAAACTTCTCCTCCTCCTCAGAGGGAGTCCGCCCTCACCCCCAACCCCCCTCCCAAAAGGGGAGGGGACAAGCGCCAGGACTCTTCCCGTCTTATTCTACGGTAAGCCAGTCGGTAAACCGTTTTTAGTTCTCTGGGGATCTCTAGGGGGAGCAGGTGGCGAGGATTGGCGGATCGGAGATTAAAGCCAGAGCAGCCTTGAGGATCCCGGGATCCTCTGGAGAAGGGCGCAACTGAAACCCCAGCCGCTGACACAGGCGGCGCATGGCCTCGTTTTCGCAAAGAACCTCGCCGGTGAGGTGCTGGATCCCTTCGCAGCGGGCCACCTGAATGAGGCGGGTCAACAGCTCTGTGCCAATCCCTTGCCGTTGGTAGGGATCCGCCACCAGCATGGCAAACTCTGCTTCTTGGGGAAAGCCATGTTTTCTGGAGAGGCGGCTGATGCCGAGGATTAAGGACTTCGTCCCGCTGACGCGATTGGCCTCTGGCTCCTGTTTTTCTGCTACTAAGGCAATCTCGCGGTCGTAATCGTTAAAGCAAATGCGGGTAAGGCGCTCGTGGGCGATGCGGGCGCTGTATTTGATCGGGTGGAAGTAGCGCAGATAGACGCTGTAATCGGAGACGTGGCGGTGAAAATCGATCACCAAAGGCTCGTCTTCAGGGCGAATGGGGCGAATGGTGATGCCGTCCCGGAAGCTCCAGATGTACTGGGTGGGATAGGGGCGGATGGCCAAGGGCACCTGGGGATCCTGCTCGGTTCGCAAAATGACGCGGGCATCCAAAGCCAGCAGGCCCTCGCTGGAAGCCAGCAGCGGATTGATGTCGATCTCTTTAATCTCCCGCTGCTCGGCCACCAGTTGGCTAAAACGCACCAAGAGCTGTTCTAGGGCCTCCAGATCGACAGCTGGGCGTCCCCGCACCCCCCTGAGGGCCTTGTAGATGAGGGTGTTTTCCATCAGACGCCGGGCCAAGGTGGTGTTGAGGGGGGGAAGGCCAATGGAGCGATCTTGAAACACCTCCACCAGTTGTCCGCCACTGCCAAACAGCAACACCGGCCCAAACTGGGGATC
Proteins encoded in this region:
- the cysT gene encoding sulfate ABC transporter permease subunit CysT, producing the protein MLQALSQLSWPWRLTLGYLFLMLILPLAALIAKSSSVGWAEFWRIATDPVALSAYEVTFVTALLAALINGVMGTLTAWVLVRYAFPGKKLLEGLIDLPFALPTAVAGLTLATVYSSNGWIGSLLAPLGIRISFTRLGVGVAMLFISFPFVVRTVQPVLQELEKDVEEAAWSLGASRFQTFRRVVLPQILPAVLTGVALGFSRAVGEYGSVVIIASSIPFRDLIAAVLVIQRLEQHDYAGATVIGTVMLGISFLSLVVINLLQAWGSRHET
- a CDS encoding sulfate/molybdate ABC transporter ATP-binding protein, yielding MGITIEGVSKRFGEFQALHPTDLTIPTGSLVALLGPSGSGKSTLLRLIAGLEKPDTGRISLTGRDATHASVQERNIGFVFQHYALFKHMTVRQNIAFGLEIRKASRAEIRARVDELLELVQLSGFGDRYPSQLSGGQRQRVALARALAVEPQVLLLDEPFGALDAKVRKELRKWLRRLHDEVHVTTVFVTHDQEEAMEVADQIVVMNQGRIEQVGSPAEIYDHPATPFVMSFVGPVNELSPRSQLFCQLPEVQAGPHQLFLRPHDVQIEVNPGSSGVSARVKEIIHLGREIQAELILSDGGSLWAHLSREQYANQPLQVGQQVYVRPKVVKAFPVKKTEMTAMPVGA
- a CDS encoding sulfate ABC transporter substrate-binding protein, which gives rise to MNTEGTPANKWGIPSAIEVVWSGRVGAGIRRLPVSMGRWLGMGSLIFGLLLGLSGCVSGMGSGGSREEVAILLASFAVTRDAYRQIIPAFEADWLAKTGQRVRVESSYGGSATQSRAVIDGLDADVVALALALDVERLVAAGLIQPGWEARTPNQGIVTRSVAVIVTREGNPQGIRSWQDLARPGLQVVTANPKTSGGARWNFLALWSAVPEPQALAFTTQVYKNVRILPRDSREATDVFFQKGQGDALLTYEHEVILASLRGQSLFYVVPDPNISIDNPVAVVDANVDRKGTRAVAEAFVDYLFTPEAQRAFAEVGFRPVEPTVAQEFAWRYPPVEKRVTVADLGGWEVVQSRFFADGALFDRIQAQL